The genomic window GAAGATCGGGGGTAGCGCCTTCGGCTGCAAGGGATGCAAGCCCGTGAACCAGGGACCAGGCCACGTGCGCTGCTTCCGAGGTTGTCAGGTGTGCCCTGCGTTCTGCGGGTATTGATTCGACGCCTGCCATAAGCGCCTCCATCGAGGATGCCCGGGCTGCACTCAACTCACCGTCATCGGCGTGGAGCAGCTCCGGCCTGTGCATCACGGCGTAGTGGCCAGGGTGCTCACGTGCGAACCTGACGTACGCGACTGCTGCCTCGTCGAAGCCACCAGCCGTGGCTGCGGCCACATCGGCGGCAAGCAGGCGCAGACCTTGCGCGGCTAGCGCCGTGAGCAGGCCCCGTCGATCGCCGAAATGATGCGCGGGTGCGCCATGCGAGACCCCGGCCCGACGGGCAAGCTCGCGCAGCGACAGTGAACTGGGTCCAACCTCGTCGATCATCTGCGCCGACTCGTCGAGGAGTGCTCGTCTTAGGTCGCCGTGGTGATATCCGTCGCTCATGACCACACCCTATGAGTTCGATCTAGGCATCGACCAGATCAAAGGCTAGCCTGATCTAGTCATTGTCTAGATAGGGAGTTCCCATGGCACCTTTGCTCGTCCTACTCGTCTTCACAACTCTTGCCCGAGCGGTGGGGGCGCTGGGCGTCGGCTACGTCGCCTCCTGGCCCGCCGCCACGGCTGTGGGGCTGGCTGCCATGTTCATCGTGACCGGCGCCAGCC from Kocuria rhizophila DC2201 includes these protein-coding regions:
- a CDS encoding TetR/AcrR family transcriptional regulator, which encodes MSDGYHHGDLRRALLDESAQMIDEVGPSSLSLRELARRAGVSHGAPAHHFGDRRGLLTALAAQGLRLLAADVAAATAGGFDEAAVAYVRFAREHPGHYAVMHRPELLHADDGELSAARASSMEALMAGVESIPAERRAHLTTSEAAHVAWSLVHGLASLAAEGATPDLQTDDLARRAARQLFA